A single window of Nitrospira sp. DNA harbors:
- a CDS encoding APC family permease, translated as MILKRWLVGLPLKTKEAAHERLSKRLALAVFSSDALSSVAYATEEILLVLTLAGAAMVGYSIPLSLSIIGLLVILTMSYRQIIFEYPEGGGAYIVGKSNLGEWPGLVAAAALMIDYVLTVAVSVAAGMAALTSAVPALLPHREALCVAAILLVTVVNLRGVRESGQIFAVPTYIFIATITAMLGVGAVQILFGHAARVEPLPSMAPTEPLTLFLLLRAFSSGCTALTGVEVISNGVSAFKKPEPKNAAFTMIGMAAILGTMFIGISAMAYYFGIVPKEDETVVSQIARATFGTGPLYFLVQASTMVILILAANSSFNGFPRLASILARDSYMPHQMSMMGDRLVFSNGVIILGVFSCLLIVLFNGDTHALIPLYAVGVFLSFTISQAGMVKRWLVKKGPHWEKKLLVNGIGAVTTAIATLIIASTKFAHGAWIVIVLIPLLITFFRAIRSHYKAVSEQVALSRGHRPPMPRRNIVVLPIGGVNRAVIRAVDYARSRSGDIRAVLVDVDPEETARVEIQWAQWGCGVPLTVLPSPYRSVLSSLLDYLEQVLQKDQECWVTVVIPEILPARWWQNILHNQRAFMLKGALLFKDRVILTDVPYHLTR; from the coding sequence ATGATCTTGAAACGCTGGCTTGTCGGCCTGCCACTCAAGACGAAGGAAGCCGCTCACGAACGCCTTTCTAAGCGACTCGCCCTAGCCGTCTTTTCGTCCGATGCCTTGTCCTCGGTGGCTTACGCCACGGAGGAAATTCTGCTCGTCCTGACCCTGGCCGGCGCAGCCATGGTCGGCTACTCCATCCCGCTCAGCCTCTCGATCATCGGGCTGCTGGTTATCCTGACGATGTCCTATCGGCAGATTATTTTTGAATACCCTGAGGGTGGCGGCGCCTACATTGTCGGCAAATCGAACCTCGGCGAATGGCCGGGACTGGTCGCGGCTGCGGCCTTAATGATCGACTATGTGTTGACCGTCGCCGTCAGCGTCGCGGCCGGAATGGCCGCGCTCACCTCAGCCGTCCCGGCGCTCCTTCCCCATCGTGAAGCTCTCTGCGTCGCCGCAATCCTTCTGGTGACGGTCGTCAACTTGCGAGGTGTCCGCGAGTCGGGGCAAATCTTCGCCGTGCCGACCTATATCTTCATCGCAACCATCACGGCCATGCTCGGCGTCGGCGCCGTCCAGATTCTGTTCGGCCATGCGGCACGTGTCGAGCCGCTCCCCAGCATGGCGCCCACGGAGCCGTTGACGCTGTTTCTCCTGCTTCGCGCATTTTCTTCCGGCTGTACCGCGCTCACCGGAGTCGAGGTCATCTCGAACGGGGTCTCCGCGTTCAAGAAGCCTGAACCGAAGAACGCCGCATTTACCATGATCGGTATGGCGGCGATTCTCGGGACCATGTTCATCGGTATCAGCGCCATGGCCTACTACTTCGGCATCGTCCCCAAAGAGGATGAGACTGTCGTGTCTCAAATCGCGCGCGCGACATTCGGAACCGGCCCGCTGTATTTTCTCGTGCAGGCATCGACCATGGTCATTTTGATTCTGGCCGCCAATAGCAGCTTTAACGGATTCCCCCGCCTGGCCTCGATCCTGGCCCGCGACAGCTATATGCCGCACCAGATGTCCATGATGGGCGACCGGCTCGTCTTTTCGAACGGCGTGATCATTCTCGGCGTCTTCTCCTGCCTGCTGATCGTCCTGTTCAACGGCGACACCCATGCGCTGATCCCCCTCTATGCCGTCGGTGTGTTCCTCTCCTTCACAATCTCCCAGGCCGGAATGGTGAAACGCTGGCTCGTCAAGAAGGGGCCGCACTGGGAAAAGAAGCTGTTGGTCAACGGCATCGGCGCCGTGACCACCGCCATCGCCACCTTGATTATTGCCAGCACCAAGTTCGCCCATGGCGCATGGATCGTCATCGTGCTCATCCCGCTGCTCATTACGTTTTTTCGCGCGATCCGCTCCCACTATAAGGCCGTCTCGGAACAGGTCGCACTGTCCCGTGGACACCGCCCACCCATGCCCCGGCGCAACATCGTCGTCCTCCCGATCGGCGGGGTCAATCGGGCCGTTATTCGCGCCGTGGACTATGCGCGGAGCCGTTCCGGAGACATTCGTGCGGTTCTCGTCGATGTGGATCCGGAGGAGACCGCCCGGGTGGAAATCCAATGGGCCCAGTGGGGTTGCGGCGTACCGCTCACGGTGCTGCCCTCACCTTATCGATCAGTATTGAGCTCGTTGCTCGATTATCTCGAACAGGTGTTGCAGAAAGATCAGGAATGCTGGGTCACGGTGGTGATCCCGGAAATTCTGCCCGCCCGTTGGTGGCAAAATATTCTCCACAATCAACGGGCCTTCATGCTGAAAGGCGCCCTCCTGTTTAAGGATCGCGTCATCCTAACCGACGTGCCCTACCACCTCACGAGGTGA
- a CDS encoding NFACT family protein, whose protein sequence is MALSATEIGSIVQELASALAEGWIQKISQPLPDGLLLEIRVPGHTRRLLCSLRDGTARIHLVRESLPNPPTPPSFCQLLRARIQGARIDGITHVPGDRIVRLDLTSRDGPVALVAELFGRNADLLFLDGETRVLATLRHNRERVGQIYQAPASVPVRSSPSDTATPALKPQPPTEADPFPLSSRLDSLYREREAELSHLAQVRQRESALRKALKNLLRRTEGLRRDLEQAGRYEPYARYGELLKANLGFLKKGMTAFSVVDYYDERLPELTIPLDATKGPQANMDAYFAKYRKFVSAQREISPRVAAIETEAQQLQAELETIKNGTWQAPSSERRATAGAMPRPGRKNAADEKRRGPFRRFISSDGHPIFVGRNARENDELTFGLAKSEDLWLHARGTPGSHVVVRLEKGTDPPPETIRDAATLALLYSDLKKSGKGDVIYTRRKWVKKAKGQAPGAVTVTQEKTVYVTLDKTRLAALKARNTEGGL, encoded by the coding sequence ATGGCGCTCAGCGCGACAGAAATTGGTTCCATTGTTCAGGAACTGGCGTCGGCCCTGGCCGAGGGCTGGATTCAGAAGATCTCCCAACCACTCCCCGACGGCCTGTTGCTGGAGATTCGTGTGCCCGGCCACACTCGTCGTTTGCTCTGTTCCCTGCGCGACGGAACGGCACGGATACACCTCGTGCGCGAGAGCCTTCCCAATCCGCCAACCCCGCCCTCGTTTTGCCAGCTGCTGCGGGCACGCATACAAGGCGCGCGTATCGACGGCATCACACATGTCCCCGGCGATCGGATCGTTCGACTGGACCTGACAAGCCGGGATGGACCGGTAGCGCTGGTTGCAGAACTGTTCGGCCGGAACGCCGACCTGTTATTCCTGGATGGAGAGACACGTGTGCTCGCAACGCTTCGACACAATAGAGAGCGGGTGGGCCAGATCTACCAGGCACCGGCCTCGGTACCGGTACGATCATCGCCCTCAGACACAGCGACTCCCGCGCTGAAACCTCAGCCTCCGACGGAGGCTGATCCATTTCCACTCTCATCCAGGCTGGACAGTCTCTACCGGGAGCGCGAAGCAGAACTGTCGCACCTCGCCCAGGTCCGACAGCGCGAATCGGCACTACGAAAAGCCCTCAAAAATCTTCTGCGTCGGACGGAAGGTCTCCGCCGCGACCTCGAACAGGCTGGACGCTACGAGCCCTACGCACGATACGGCGAACTGTTGAAAGCCAATCTCGGATTTCTGAAGAAAGGCATGACCGCCTTCTCGGTGGTGGACTATTACGATGAGCGTCTACCGGAATTGACGATTCCGCTCGATGCCACCAAGGGTCCACAGGCCAACATGGATGCGTACTTCGCAAAATATCGGAAATTCGTCTCTGCCCAACGAGAAATTTCACCGCGCGTGGCGGCCATCGAGACGGAAGCCCAACAACTTCAGGCCGAGCTGGAGACCATCAAGAATGGAACCTGGCAGGCACCGAGTAGTGAGCGACGAGCGACAGCTGGCGCGATGCCACGCCCCGGTCGGAAAAACGCTGCCGACGAGAAACGCCGGGGACCATTTCGACGCTTCATCTCATCGGACGGCCATCCGATCTTTGTCGGGCGCAACGCCCGCGAAAATGACGAACTCACCTTCGGCCTGGCTAAGAGCGAGGATCTTTGGCTGCATGCCCGGGGCACACCGGGCTCGCATGTCGTCGTGCGCCTGGAGAAGGGCACTGATCCGCCGCCTGAGACGATACGGGACGCAGCCACGCTCGCCCTGCTGTATAGCGATCTAAAGAAAAGCGGGAAGGGCGATGTCATTTACACTCGACGCAAATGGGTCAAGAAAGCCAAGGGCCAGGCACCGGGCGCGGTGACTGTGACCCAGGAGAAGACCGTCTACGTCACCCTCGACAAAACGCGCCTGGCGGCGCTCAAGGCGCGTAACACCGAAGGAGGGCTCTAG
- a CDS encoding sigma 54-interacting transcriptional regulator — protein MGTGTDRRDRFRILNALLQAKTLRQFDERLQQELAPLLGCEIIGLYLYSESTAAFSPVSESLRTPASPAYPIDQLPAAGTIKEAAVLAGQAIFTHDLSASPWAEAQAIDTTSCHATSVLVSPIRIPAESRPCGTAKTLAVMVAVSPGRPGLFSEEDRVFLDMLGLHIAPVLTAVLAAEERDTLVAINSQVVLGTMTLDNLLSSIQPILREVIPHDTTGLVRFIGAPHGPWFEIVSCEGVAVDQEALRQFPFERMAPAEILATGKPLLLTGYNQERFAEHTYFESLGVFSAMLCPLLVRGAPYGFLAIGSKRRNAFSERDLALAEQIGFHLSHAIANLSAYDQIRQLKDQLEQENVYLREEMGASLDLTSLIGNSAALQKSLKAIEQVAPTDSTVLITGETGTGKELVAQAIHRLSPRQHKALITVNCAALPPTLIESELFGHERGAFTNATSRKLGRFELAHGGTIFLDEVGELPIDLQMKLLRVLEAQEFNRVGGSHTIRVDVRVLAATNVDLHQAIKRGSFRTDLFYRLNVFPLRLPTLRERREDIPLLARHFVKKYSQRHRKPVTRINSAALNALSGYDWPGNVRELEHVIERTVIVSQGSMITVNELDGLGLGQDPSPEPRTLAEAERAHIVETLSRTNWILAGKQGAAEKLGLKRSTLQHRMKKLDISRPPRQAS, from the coding sequence ATGGGCACCGGCACAGACAGGCGAGATCGATTTCGCATCCTGAATGCGCTGCTCCAGGCAAAAACGCTTCGGCAGTTCGATGAACGTCTCCAGCAGGAACTTGCACCCCTCCTGGGCTGCGAGATCATCGGCCTCTACCTGTACAGTGAAAGCACGGCAGCCTTCTCGCCCGTCTCGGAAAGCCTCCGCACACCGGCGTCGCCCGCCTATCCGATCGATCAGTTGCCCGCCGCCGGCACCATTAAAGAAGCAGCCGTGCTTGCCGGGCAGGCCATCTTCACACACGACTTGAGTGCCTCGCCCTGGGCCGAGGCGCAGGCCATCGACACTACAAGCTGCCACGCGACCTCGGTCCTGGTGTCCCCGATCAGGATACCGGCTGAATCCCGGCCCTGCGGAACCGCCAAGACCTTGGCCGTGATGGTCGCCGTCTCGCCGGGAAGGCCCGGTCTCTTTTCTGAAGAGGACCGGGTGTTTCTCGACATGCTCGGCCTTCATATCGCACCGGTCCTGACTGCGGTCCTGGCCGCCGAAGAACGCGACACCCTGGTCGCCATCAACAGCCAGGTCGTACTGGGCACCATGACCCTGGATAATCTCCTGAGCTCGATACAGCCCATTCTCCGTGAGGTTATCCCTCACGACACGACCGGCCTCGTGAGGTTCATCGGCGCCCCCCACGGCCCCTGGTTCGAGATCGTGTCCTGTGAAGGCGTCGCCGTCGATCAGGAGGCGTTGAGGCAATTTCCCTTCGAACGGATGGCGCCGGCCGAAATCCTGGCCACCGGGAAGCCCCTGCTGCTCACCGGATACAACCAGGAACGGTTTGCGGAACATACGTATTTCGAGTCACTCGGCGTGTTCTCGGCCATGCTCTGCCCGCTGCTGGTCCGCGGGGCGCCCTACGGCTTTCTGGCGATCGGAAGCAAACGGCGGAACGCCTTCTCCGAACGCGACCTGGCGCTGGCCGAACAGATCGGCTTTCACTTGTCGCACGCCATCGCCAATCTCTCGGCCTATGACCAGATCCGTCAGCTCAAGGATCAGCTGGAACAGGAAAATGTCTATCTGCGTGAGGAGATGGGTGCCTCTCTCGACTTGACAAGCCTGATCGGCAACAGCGCCGCGCTGCAGAAATCGCTGAAGGCCATTGAGCAAGTCGCGCCGACCGATTCCACCGTCCTCATCACCGGGGAAACCGGGACAGGCAAGGAACTGGTGGCTCAAGCCATTCATCGACTCTCGCCGCGCCAACACAAGGCGCTGATCACCGTGAACTGCGCCGCGCTCCCGCCCACACTCATCGAATCCGAACTCTTTGGTCACGAGCGGGGCGCCTTCACCAACGCAACATCCCGCAAATTGGGGCGCTTTGAACTGGCGCACGGCGGTACGATTTTCCTCGATGAAGTGGGAGAACTTCCGATCGATCTGCAAATGAAACTCCTGCGCGTGCTGGAGGCCCAGGAATTCAACCGGGTCGGGGGAAGCCACACCATTCGAGTCGATGTACGCGTGCTTGCCGCCACCAACGTCGATCTGCATCAGGCCATCAAACGGGGCTCGTTTCGGACCGATCTCTTTTATCGCCTCAACGTCTTCCCGCTGCGCCTTCCGACCTTGCGGGAACGCCGCGAGGACATCCCACTGCTGGCCCGCCACTTTGTGAAAAAATACAGCCAGCGCCACCGGAAGCCGGTCACCCGAATCAACAGTGCGGCCCTGAACGCCCTGTCCGGCTACGACTGGCCCGGGAATGTCCGGGAGCTGGAACATGTGATCGAGCGCACCGTCATCGTGAGCCAAGGCTCGATGATCACCGTCAATGAACTGGATGGATTGGGCCTCGGACAGGACCCGTCCCCCGAGCCGCGGACGCTCGCAGAAGCCGAACGCGCGCACATCGTTGAGACACTCTCTCGAACCAATTGGATCCTGGCCGGTAAACAAGGAGCGGCGGAGAAATTGGGACTGAAGCGGTCCACGCTCCAACACCGCATGAAAAAACTCGACATCAGCCGCCCGCCTCGACAGGCCTCGTGA
- a CDS encoding FtsX-like permease family protein produces MNYVALRMLFGDRAKYLMLLCGLTFAVMLIVQQGSIFWGLMIWSQSSISNLNVPIWVTDPGIAQVDEVKPIADTTVDRVRSIPGVEWAVPLYKGLLRARLANGEYHQITLTGLDAASLIGRPAEVLEGRFEDLRQPDAVALDQWAVERMGGPTVIAVGTVFELNDKLARVVAIAKTQKTFTNIPVVYTTYERALRYVPRERRTLSYVLAKAKDGAPVDEVIQRIRDHTGLGAYTADAFGWKTIGWVLKNTGIGINFGTTILLGFVVGMAIAGQTFYLFTVENLRQFGALKAMGASTATLARMILLQAFTVGITGYGVGIGLATVFGLLTAQEGQLPFLETWPLLLLVFVALLMICTLSALISIIKLARLEPAIVFR; encoded by the coding sequence ATGAATTACGTCGCCCTCAGAATGCTCTTCGGCGATCGAGCGAAATACCTCATGCTGCTGTGCGGCCTCACCTTTGCGGTCATGCTGATCGTGCAGCAAGGCTCAATTTTTTGGGGGCTCATGATCTGGTCCCAATCGAGTATCAGTAATCTCAACGTGCCGATCTGGGTCACGGATCCCGGCATTGCGCAGGTCGATGAAGTCAAACCGATTGCCGACACCACGGTCGATCGCGTCCGTAGCATCCCCGGTGTGGAATGGGCCGTTCCCCTGTATAAGGGGCTCTTACGGGCCAGGCTTGCGAACGGCGAGTATCACCAGATCACCTTGACCGGACTGGACGCTGCCAGCTTGATCGGCCGGCCGGCAGAAGTACTGGAGGGACGATTCGAAGACCTCCGGCAACCTGACGCCGTGGCGCTTGATCAATGGGCCGTCGAACGCATGGGCGGGCCAACGGTCATCGCGGTCGGGACAGTCTTCGAACTCAACGACAAGCTGGCCCGCGTCGTCGCCATTGCCAAGACGCAAAAGACCTTCACCAACATTCCTGTCGTCTACACCACCTACGAGCGGGCCTTGCGATATGTGCCGCGAGAACGGCGCACCCTCTCGTACGTCCTCGCAAAAGCCAAAGACGGCGCGCCGGTGGACGAGGTGATCCAACGTATTCGCGACCACACGGGACTGGGCGCCTACACCGCCGACGCGTTCGGATGGAAAACAATCGGCTGGGTGCTGAAGAACACCGGCATCGGAATCAATTTCGGCACCACGATTCTGTTGGGGTTCGTGGTCGGGATGGCCATCGCGGGGCAAACGTTTTACCTCTTTACCGTCGAAAACCTGCGGCAGTTCGGCGCGCTCAAAGCCATGGGCGCGTCCACCGCGACTCTGGCCCGCATGATTCTCCTGCAAGCGTTTACCGTGGGAATCACCGGGTATGGGGTGGGAATCGGACTCGCCACCGTCTTCGGTCTCCTGACGGCACAAGAAGGTCAGCTCCCGTTCCTGGAAACCTGGCCGCTGCTCCTGTTAGTTTTTGTTGCCCTGCTCATGATCTGCACGTTATCGGCGCTGATCAGCATCATCAAACTGGCCCGGCTTGAACCGGCAATTGTGTTTCGATGA